A window from Flavobacterium gyeonganense encodes these proteins:
- a CDS encoding SpvB/TcaC N-terminal domain-containing protein — MAVTLSGGASYTIPIAVPPGINGVVPQISLSYNSQSGVGSAG; from the coding sequence TTGGCTGTTACCTTATCCGGTGGTGCGTCTTATACTATACCTATTGCAGTACCTCCGGGAATTAACGGAGTCGTGCCTCAAATTAGTCTGTCTTACAATAGCCAAAGCGGAGTTGGCTCAGCGGGATAA
- a CDS encoding T9SS type A sorting domain-containing protein translates to MKNILAILWFGTFFCSNAQNKITFSYDSLTGNQIVRSLCLNCQTAKPAKEIEAITDEDLIKFSSEDVISYYPNPVKEELYLKWELTNDNSVISIQIVGISGQVLKKYNTNGNINSQNIPFQSYPDGVYIVSLTYKNGEQKTIKIIKK, encoded by the coding sequence ATGAAAAACATACTAGCAATTTTATGGTTTGGAACTTTTTTTTGTTCTAATGCCCAGAATAAAATCACATTTAGTTATGACTCCCTGACAGGAAATCAAATTGTCAGATCTCTTTGCCTAAACTGCCAGACAGCAAAACCGGCGAAAGAAATTGAAGCAATAACAGACGAAGACTTAATTAAATTTTCATCTGAAGATGTTATTTCTTATTATCCGAACCCAGTAAAAGAAGAGTTATACCTAAAATGGGAACTTACTAATGACAACTCTGTTATTTCCATACAAATAGTTGGAATTTCTGGTCAGGTATTAAAAAAATACAATACCAACGGAAATATCAATTCTCAAAATATTCCTTTTCAAAGTTATCCGGACGGCGTTTATATTGTTTCGCTGACCTATAAAAACGGGGAACAAAAAACAATAAAAATTATTAAAAAATAG
- a CDS encoding DUF3526 domain-containing protein, whose translation MLALVFKNFIRSKGTKVGLLSLLTIGFISLLIGQQFQQKQHKNITEAAVYQKEHIVRNTSFHKDEMGLLLYYVKFSLVNKTFPLNSLAIGQRDINTSIQSVTIRGLEAQKYDSELNNPNNLLLGNLDFSFVLIYLFPLLIIAFTYNIVSEEKESGTWKIVASQSDNTFLYILKLFYIRILSLLALLTIILVVAVILLNIPFDSSLLTFYIISILYILFWFAVCFFIVSLQKNSNFNSVILLTVWLFLIIILPATINTYIVNKYPVPEALELTLKQRNAYHEKWDMDKKTTMDKFYSHYPQFKSYILPDTEFSWLWYYAMQQMGDDESAKQSQELQTKLKQRNEASQMIAQFIPTLHTQIQLNAIAKSDLENQLLFMEKTKEFHEKMRLYFYPKIFDNAPVAKENWSKFKVETFEDTSKINLTTTFLPLVLFNLLLIGFGWRNFRKEKQIV comes from the coding sequence ATGTTAGCATTAGTATTTAAAAATTTCATTCGCTCTAAGGGAACAAAAGTTGGATTATTGTCTCTTTTGACGATCGGATTTATAAGCCTTTTAATTGGACAGCAATTCCAGCAAAAGCAACATAAAAATATCACGGAAGCAGCGGTTTATCAAAAAGAACACATTGTCCGTAACACTTCTTTTCACAAAGACGAAATGGGTCTTTTGCTTTATTATGTAAAATTTTCACTGGTCAACAAAACATTTCCTCTCAACAGCCTGGCAATTGGTCAGCGAGATATAAATACATCTATTCAGAGTGTTACAATTCGAGGTCTGGAAGCTCAGAAATACGATTCGGAACTGAATAATCCAAATAATCTTTTGCTGGGAAACCTTGATTTTAGTTTTGTACTCATTTATCTTTTTCCGCTTCTGATCATTGCTTTTACGTACAATATCGTTTCAGAAGAAAAAGAATCCGGAACCTGGAAAATTGTTGCCTCGCAAAGCGACAATACTTTTTTATACATTCTGAAATTATTCTATATCCGGATTTTAAGCTTGCTTGCATTGCTGACAATTATCCTAGTTGTTGCTGTCATACTTTTGAATATTCCATTTGACAGTTCACTTCTCACTTTTTACATCATCAGTATTTTGTACATTCTCTTTTGGTTTGCCGTTTGCTTTTTTATTGTTTCGCTTCAAAAAAATTCGAATTTTAATTCTGTAATCTTATTGACGGTCTGGCTGTTTCTGATTATCATTTTGCCGGCAACGATCAATACTTATATTGTCAACAAATATCCGGTTCCCGAAGCATTAGAACTGACACTGAAACAACGAAATGCCTACCACGAAAAATGGGATATGGATAAAAAAACGACGATGGATAAATTCTACAGTCATTATCCACAGTTCAAAAGCTATATTTTACCAGATACCGAATTCAGCTGGCTTTGGTATTATGCGATGCAGCAAATGGGCGATGATGAATCGGCAAAACAGTCTCAGGAATTGCAGACCAAATTAAAGCAACGAAACGAGGCAAGCCAGATGATAGCCCAATTTATTCCAACTTTACATACCCAAATCCAACTGAATGCAATTGCAAAATCGGATTTGGAAAACCAGCTTTTGTTTATGGAAAAGACAAAAGAATTCCATGAAAAAATGAGGCTGTATTTTTACCCTAAAATCTTTGATAATGCTCCAGTAGCCAAAGAAAACTGGTCTAAATTTAAGGTTGAAACTTTTGAAGATACTTCTAAAATCAATTTAACAACAACATTTTTACCTTTGGTATTATTCAATTTACTGTTGATTGGTTTTGGATGGAGGAATTTCAGGAAAGAAAAACAAATTGTATAA
- a CDS encoding ABC transporter permease: MALHIEILIAKHLKNSAFKNGTVFIITFFIGILLIYAVLSGWKNYINQNETSEKYQHESREDWLKNPDKNPHRMAHYGNFAFRKSTSLSVFEFGMEPFFGNAIFLEAHKQNTANFSEAGFSNSMLRFGEISTAMVLQILLPLLIFFLGFNSVAAERENGTLKLLLSQGINWKQLLLGKILGIASVIMILFIPVILVLVFIWLLLQNFAVSFDESLKIILFIVFHFLYLLFFCAIAVLISASCKTSKKALVSLIGIWLVFTIILPRTTQAIGAYIYEAPSKIKFNSDIEKDILKQGDSHNPNDPHYKAIKDSLLAVHKVDSVQKLPFNYSGFIMTEGEKISSNIYNKQLENLLHVYEKQNSFSRAVSFLNPYIAMKNLSMALSNTDYDSYIDFQKQAETYRYDMAQKMNALQIKYISNKKDKPAVIDKDHWAEVQEFHYEPKGVLTVLKNEIVSVISLFLWISLLFILIRLASKNLKAI, encoded by the coding sequence ATGGCTTTACACATAGAAATTTTAATTGCAAAACATTTAAAAAATTCAGCTTTTAAAAATGGGACTGTTTTTATAATCACATTTTTTATTGGTATTTTATTGATTTATGCCGTTTTATCCGGATGGAAAAACTACATCAATCAAAATGAAACCAGTGAAAAATATCAGCATGAATCCCGCGAAGACTGGCTGAAAAATCCGGATAAGAACCCGCACAGAATGGCGCATTACGGAAATTTTGCTTTCCGAAAAAGTACTTCACTGAGCGTTTTTGAATTTGGAATGGAACCGTTTTTTGGAAATGCGATATTTCTGGAAGCGCATAAGCAAAATACAGCCAATTTTTCTGAAGCCGGATTCTCGAACAGCATGCTGCGTTTTGGGGAAATCAGTACTGCTATGGTTTTACAGATTTTATTGCCGTTATTGATTTTTTTCCTGGGATTTAATTCGGTCGCAGCCGAAAGGGAAAACGGAACACTAAAACTGCTTTTGAGTCAGGGTATCAACTGGAAACAACTTTTATTAGGCAAAATACTCGGAATTGCTTCTGTAATTATGATACTGTTTATTCCGGTAATTCTTGTTTTGGTTTTCATCTGGTTATTGCTTCAGAACTTTGCCGTTTCATTTGATGAAAGCCTTAAAATAATCTTGTTTATTGTGTTTCATTTTCTATATCTGTTATTTTTTTGCGCCATTGCCGTTTTGATTTCTGCTTCATGCAAAACTTCAAAAAAAGCGTTGGTTTCGTTAATTGGGATTTGGTTGGTTTTCACAATTATTTTACCGAGAACAACGCAGGCAATTGGCGCTTATATTTATGAAGCGCCTTCAAAAATTAAGTTCAACAGCGATATCGAAAAAGATATTTTGAAACAAGGTGACAGTCACAACCCAAATGATCCGCATTATAAAGCGATTAAGGATTCTTTGCTGGCGGTACACAAAGTCGATTCGGTTCAAAAACTTCCCTTTAATTATTCCGGTTTTATCATGACCGAAGGTGAAAAAATTAGTTCGAATATCTACAACAAACAGTTAGAAAATTTGCTTCATGTATACGAAAAGCAAAACAGTTTTTCAAGAGCAGTATCGTTTTTGAATCCGTATATCGCGATGAAAAACCTCTCGATGGCATTATCAAATACAGATTATGATTCGTACATCGATTTCCAGAAACAAGCCGAAACGTATCGTTATGATATGGCGCAAAAAATGAATGCTTTGCAAATTAAATATATCAGTAATAAAAAAGACAAACCGGCTGTCATTGACAAAGATCATTGGGCTGAAGTTCAGGAATTTCATTATGAGCCCAAAGGAGTTCTGACCGTTTTAAAAAACGAAATTGTCTCAGTTATTTCACTTTTTCTATGGATTAGTCTGTTGTTTATTTTAATCCGGTTAGCTTCAAAAAACTTAAAAGCCATTTAA
- a CDS encoding TonB-dependent siderophore receptor — protein sequence MKHLFLFALLFLLGIPSIQSQTINEKIRDSIVKDSVETEAKRNELQTVEIIGRSTKKYYSDYSFAATKTAALNKDIPQSISTVTKELIADKAAFYLADAVKMTSGVIPASYYNQYTIRGISQNEEGQIINGMRTRQYYFLQPLTTNIERVEVIKGPSSGTFSSVDPGGSINLVTKKPLATEHKEVSMSVGSFSTLRGTLDFTGPVNESKTLLYRVNGAYQEAKSFRDLVNNKSFLISPSFSYIPNEKTAINTELILSDMKGILDRGQPIFGAVAGVTDLNKTPISLNLGAPSDFFRSKEMILMTNFAHKFSSKISFNTSYMKQTWTEDLQEHRTTNAFAVDMNNQPVTSLAMMQFVQRQQNWDIDNLSAYLNFDLKTGKLTHKLLTGYDLSSWNKNIGGGQNAARGYLLNDGTVAGSFVLANAANYQTITIDGVVMPKPNVTYFNLNNPKYTVTSPEDYTLNVRTALPSALTTTNAIYIQDQIQWAKFTFLLGLRNEWFKDITNYKANNELTVKKSVLLPRVGITYAVNNSINVYTTYLEGYQPQSNTVTLMPQTGSLPAGSQFDPLESNLKEVGIKATFLNNTMSFNAAVYEINQRNILMNANDPVNPDLLVTRGAERSRGFECDLAGYIIPDWQINASYSYIDAEITNDRNASLIGARKQNTPKNSANLWTRYNFRSDSALDNFGIGAGMQYQSSKIPWFTRDFTIPDFTVFDAAVYYKPTKSNMQIAINVGNVFNRTYWLGAQNYLRLFPGAPRNATLTVTYKF from the coding sequence ATGAAACATCTATTTTTATTTGCCTTATTATTTTTATTAGGCATACCATCTATACAATCCCAAACAATTAACGAAAAAATAAGGGATAGCATTGTGAAGGATTCTGTTGAAACGGAAGCTAAGCGAAATGAGTTACAAACAGTTGAAATTATTGGTCGTTCAACCAAAAAATATTACAGCGACTATTCTTTTGCTGCTACAAAAACGGCAGCATTAAACAAAGATATTCCACAATCTATTTCGACTGTAACCAAAGAATTAATTGCAGATAAAGCCGCTTTCTATCTGGCCGATGCAGTAAAAATGACAAGCGGTGTTATTCCGGCGAGTTATTACAATCAATATACAATTCGCGGTATCAGTCAAAATGAGGAAGGCCAAATCATTAACGGAATGAGAACCCGGCAATATTATTTTCTACAGCCGCTGACTACCAATATCGAACGTGTTGAGGTCATAAAAGGCCCTTCAAGCGGTACGTTTTCCTCTGTAGATCCGGGTGGGAGCATCAATCTGGTGACCAAAAAACCTTTGGCAACAGAACATAAAGAGGTCAGCATGAGTGTTGGAAGTTTCAGCACTTTGAGAGGAACTCTGGATTTTACCGGACCTGTCAACGAATCCAAAACATTATTGTACCGTGTAAACGGTGCTTACCAGGAAGCCAAATCGTTCCGTGATCTGGTTAATAATAAATCCTTCCTGATCTCGCCATCTTTCAGTTATATTCCGAATGAAAAAACGGCTATCAATACTGAATTGATTCTGAGTGACATGAAAGGAATTCTCGACAGAGGACAGCCTATTTTTGGTGCCGTTGCCGGAGTGACAGATTTAAACAAAACCCCAATAAGTTTGAATCTGGGTGCTCCGAGTGATTTTTTCAGGTCTAAAGAAATGATTCTGATGACGAATTTCGCGCATAAATTCAGTTCTAAAATTAGTTTCAATACCTCGTACATGAAACAAACCTGGACAGAAGATCTTCAGGAACACAGAACCACTAATGCCTTTGCCGTTGACATGAATAATCAGCCTGTAACGAGCCTGGCGATGATGCAGTTTGTACAGCGTCAGCAAAACTGGGATATCGACAATTTGAGCGCTTACTTAAATTTCGATCTAAAAACCGGAAAACTGACCCATAAATTATTGACAGGATACGATTTAAGCAGCTGGAACAAAAACATAGGCGGCGGTCAAAATGCAGCCAGAGGTTATCTCTTAAATGACGGCACTGTTGCAGGTTCTTTCGTTTTGGCAAATGCTGCAAATTATCAAACAATCACTATCGACGGAGTTGTTATGCCGAAACCAAATGTAACTTATTTCAATTTGAACAATCCAAAATATACCGTTACAAGTCCCGAAGATTATACTTTGAATGTTAGAACCGCACTACCATCGGCTTTAACGACAACGAACGCTATTTATATTCAGGATCAGATTCAGTGGGCTAAATTTACCTTTTTATTGGGTTTAAGAAACGAATGGTTCAAGGATATTACGAATTATAAAGCCAACAACGAACTTACTGTAAAAAAATCGGTTTTGCTCCCAAGAGTTGGGATAACGTATGCCGTAAACAATTCAATTAATGTTTATACGACTTATCTTGAAGGCTATCAGCCACAGTCGAACACAGTGACTTTGATGCCACAAACCGGAAGTTTACCTGCCGGAAGCCAGTTTGATCCGTTGGAAAGTAATTTAAAGGAAGTCGGAATTAAAGCTACTTTCTTAAATAACACCATGAGTTTTAACGCGGCTGTTTACGAAATCAACCAGCGTAATATTTTGATGAATGCCAATGATCCTGTAAATCCTGATTTACTGGTAACAAGAGGAGCCGAAAGAAGCCGTGGTTTTGAGTGCGATCTTGCTGGTTATATTATTCCGGACTGGCAAATTAACGCTTCTTACAGTTATATCGATGCTGAAATTACCAATGATCGCAATGCTTCATTAATTGGCGCCAGAAAACAAAACACACCGAAAAACAGTGCCAACTTATGGACACGTTACAATTTCAGATCTGATTCTGCTCTGGATAATTTCGGAATTGGAGCGGGAATGCAATACCAAAGCAGCAAAATTCCGTGGTTTACAAGAGATTTTACAATTCCGGATTTTACTGTTTTTGACGCAGCAGTTTATTATAAACCGACTAAAAGCAACATGCAGATTGCTATAAACGTAGGAAATGTTTTTAACAGAACATATTGGCTTGGTGCCCAAAACTACCTTCGCCTATTTCCCGGCGCGCCACGAAATGCAACGCTTACCGTAACTTATAAATTTTAA
- a CDS encoding ABC transporter ATP-binding protein — protein sequence MLTAVNLTKKYGDQIALNALNLTINQGEIFALLGQNGAGKTTTINLFLGFIKPTEGEIKINDISVVTDADKTKKDVAYIPETVMLYPNLTGMENLKFFSSLAGFKYSNGELTYFLTKAGLQITAHNQNLGGYSKGMRQKVGIAIAIVKQAKVLLLDEPTSGLDPKASNEFSQILKELSADGTAILMATHDIFRAREVATHIGIMKQGNLVTVIEAEKISANELEDLYLQTV from the coding sequence ATGCTCACAGCAGTAAACCTGACTAAAAAATACGGTGACCAAATTGCTTTAAACGCTTTGAATTTAACCATAAACCAAGGAGAAATTTTTGCGCTTTTAGGACAAAACGGTGCCGGAAAAACTACCACCATAAACTTGTTTCTCGGATTTATAAAACCTACCGAAGGCGAAATTAAAATAAATGATATTTCGGTTGTTACCGATGCTGATAAAACCAAAAAAGATGTGGCATACATTCCGGAAACAGTCATGTTATATCCAAATCTTACGGGCATGGAAAACCTGAAATTCTTTTCTTCCCTTGCCGGATTCAAATATTCAAACGGAGAACTGACTTATTTTTTAACCAAAGCCGGTTTACAGATTACAGCTCACAATCAAAATCTGGGAGGTTACTCAAAAGGAATGCGACAAAAAGTAGGCATCGCCATTGCTATTGTTAAACAGGCAAAAGTGCTTTTACTGGATGAACCTACAAGTGGTCTGGATCCTAAAGCATCAAATGAATTTTCACAGATTTTAAAAGAACTTTCGGCAGACGGAACAGCTATTTTAATGGCAACACACGATATTTTCAGAGCAAGGGAAGTCGCAACACACATTGGCATTATGAAACAGGGAAATCTGGTGACCGTTATTGAAGCCGAAAAAATCTCTGCTAACGAACTCGAAGATTTGTACTTACAAACTGTTTAA
- a CDS encoding winged helix-turn-helix transcriptional regulator produces MTSENTNTYEDSACSKESCLSALLPVRDALEVLNGRWKLPILIALSDRPKRFKEISRDLDGITDKMLSKELKDLEINKLVIRTVYDTFPPTVEYRRTLHSQSLGNVIMALKDWGTLHRKEIIGK; encoded by the coding sequence ATGACAAGCGAAAACACGAATACATACGAAGATAGCGCCTGCTCAAAAGAATCCTGTTTAAGTGCCTTATTACCGGTAAGGGATGCTTTGGAAGTACTGAACGGAAGATGGAAATTACCAATTCTGATTGCTTTGTCTGATCGTCCAAAACGATTCAAGGAAATCTCAAGAGATCTGGATGGAATTACCGATAAAATGCTGTCGAAAGAACTCAAAGATCTGGAAATAAATAAACTGGTTATAAGAACGGTTTACGACACTTTTCCACCAACTGTTGAATACCGTAGAACACTGCACAGTCAATCTTTGGGAAATGTCATAATGGCCTTAAAAGACTGGGGAACTTTACACCGGAAAGAAATCATTGGAAAATAG
- a CDS encoding FMN-dependent NADH-azoreductase — protein sequence MSKRILNIVTSIKGDASFSNKLSNAVIEKLTIAYPEIEVETLDLSKTPLPYLDESQVGAFFTPEEMHTDEQKESIISSNNAVKELFDADIIVIGVPLYNFGIPAVLKGWVDQISRAGVTFSYADGYPKGLVTDKKVYLSVASGAIFSEGPYKSNDFADPYLRAILGFLGMTDVTTFRVEGTSIPDFAESALPKALAAVEEFSF from the coding sequence ATGAGCAAAAGAATTCTGAATATCGTCACAAGTATTAAGGGAGATGCTTCCTTTAGTAATAAATTATCGAACGCAGTTATTGAAAAACTGACAATCGCTTACCCGGAAATCGAAGTAGAGACACTGGATCTTTCAAAAACACCTTTACCTTATCTGGATGAATCACAAGTTGGGGCATTTTTTACTCCTGAAGAAATGCATACTGATGAGCAAAAAGAATCTATTATAAGTTCAAATAATGCTGTAAAAGAATTATTTGATGCTGATATTATTGTGATAGGAGTACCACTTTACAACTTTGGAATTCCGGCGGTTTTAAAAGGCTGGGTAGATCAGATTTCAAGAGCGGGAGTCACTTTTAGTTATGCAGACGGATATCCAAAAGGACTGGTAACCGATAAAAAAGTGTATTTGTCTGTAGCTTCAGGGGCTATATTTTCTGAAGGACCATACAAAAGTAATGACTTTGCAGATCCTTATTTACGTGCAATATTAGGTTTTTTAGGCATGACAGATGTGACTACTTTTCGTGTAGAAGGAACGTCAATTCCTGATTTTGCTGAAAGTGCGTTACCAAAGGCTTTGGCAGCTGTTGAAGAATTTTCGTTTTAA
- a CDS encoding acetyl-CoA C-acetyltransferase has protein sequence MSTPNTIRKVAIVGYNRIPFARANTAYAEVGNQQMMTAALNGLIDKYNLSGQLLGEVVGGAVIKHTYDSNLMRECVMKTTLDPATPACDLQQACDTGIESAIYIANKIALGQIESGIAGGVDSISDMPIAVSEKLRKILLNARKAKSLGEKIKLFLKLRPKDLTPLVPRNEESQTGLSMGGHTEITAKHYRISREDQDNLALKSHLNMAEAYNEGFFDDMITPFNGLEKDNNLRKDSTIEKLAKLNPAFDKTNGTLTAGNSTPLTDGASCILLASEEWAKEHNLPILAYITYAEVAAIEYVKNQQNLLLAPLFAASRMLEKAGLTLQDFDYYEIHEAFAAQVLATLKIWESPELSKEIGLKKALGSIDREKLNVKGSSLAAAHPFAATGGRIIGVMAKLLNEKGSGRGFISICAAGGQGITMIIEK, from the coding sequence ATGAGTACTCCCAATACCATTAGAAAAGTCGCTATTGTAGGTTATAACCGAATTCCGTTTGCAAGGGCCAATACAGCCTATGCAGAAGTTGGAAATCAGCAAATGATGACCGCAGCCTTAAACGGACTTATTGATAAGTATAATTTAAGCGGGCAATTATTAGGTGAAGTAGTTGGCGGTGCAGTTATCAAACATACATATGACAGCAATCTGATGAGGGAATGTGTTATGAAAACTACGCTCGATCCTGCTACTCCTGCCTGCGATTTACAGCAAGCCTGTGATACCGGAATAGAAAGTGCCATTTATATTGCCAATAAAATTGCTCTGGGGCAAATTGAATCCGGTATTGCCGGAGGCGTCGATTCTATCAGTGATATGCCGATTGCAGTGAGCGAAAAACTAAGGAAAATTTTACTGAACGCCAGAAAAGCAAAATCATTAGGCGAAAAAATCAAATTATTTTTAAAACTCCGTCCAAAAGATTTAACGCCATTGGTTCCCCGAAATGAAGAATCCCAAACCGGACTTTCGATGGGCGGACATACAGAAATCACGGCAAAACATTATAGAATATCAAGAGAAGATCAGGATAATCTGGCGCTTAAAAGTCATTTGAATATGGCAGAAGCCTATAATGAAGGCTTTTTTGATGATATGATTACTCCGTTTAACGGACTCGAAAAAGACAATAACCTGAGGAAAGACAGCACTATTGAAAAATTAGCCAAATTAAATCCTGCCTTTGATAAAACAAACGGAACTTTAACAGCTGGGAACTCAACTCCTCTTACGGATGGAGCTTCCTGTATTCTTTTAGCCAGCGAAGAATGGGCAAAAGAACACAACCTCCCGATTCTGGCCTATATTACTTATGCAGAAGTCGCTGCTATTGAATACGTAAAAAACCAACAAAATCTTCTATTAGCCCCATTATTTGCAGCAAGTAGAATGCTTGAAAAAGCCGGATTGACTTTACAGGATTTTGACTATTATGAAATTCACGAAGCTTTTGCTGCACAGGTTTTAGCCACGCTGAAAATTTGGGAAAGTCCTGAACTTAGCAAAGAAATAGGTTTGAAAAAAGCATTAGGATCAATTGACAGGGAAAAACTAAATGTAAAAGGAAGCAGTCTTGCAGCTGCGCATCCGTTTGCAGCAACCGGAGGCCGAATTATTGGCGTTATGGCAAAACTATTAAACGAAAAAGGATCCGGAAGAGGATTTATTTCAATTTGTGCGGCAGGCGGACAAGGCATTACAATGATTATTGAGAAATAA
- a CDS encoding RNA polymerase sigma factor codes for MKTDDYNEKDVLIESLRNGDERAYTFLIDTYHHKLCVYANSLAKNIYSAEDIVQNVFIKVWEQRTRLKSDHSIKSFLYKLVYNEFIDLYRKNQSLFSLEKTYYDALNSVVLEDESESFQRVLKVVNKEIESLPPKCKEVFILSKKEGLTNIEIAEHLDVSIKTVEAQITKAFSILRSSLEEKVKTVLLLLFGKKKKLRLN; via the coding sequence ATGAAAACCGATGATTATAACGAAAAAGATGTCCTAATTGAATCTCTGAGAAACGGAGACGAAAGGGCGTATACTTTTCTAATTGACACCTATCATCATAAACTTTGTGTTTACGCTAACAGTCTGGCAAAAAATATTTACAGTGCCGAAGACATCGTTCAAAATGTATTTATAAAAGTCTGGGAACAGCGCACAAGATTAAAATCAGACCATTCCATAAAAAGCTTTCTTTATAAATTGGTTTATAATGAATTCATTGATTTATACAGAAAAAACCAATCGCTGTTTTCTCTTGAAAAAACCTATTACGATGCTTTAAATTCAGTTGTTCTTGAAGATGAGTCCGAATCTTTTCAGCGTGTATTAAAGGTAGTAAATAAAGAGATAGAAAGTTTGCCTCCTAAATGTAAAGAAGTTTTTATTTTAAGCAAAAAAGAAGGTCTGACGAATATTGAAATTGCGGAACATCTCGATGTGTCAATCAAAACAGTTGAAGCGCAGATTACCAAAGCATTTTCAATTCTGCGTTCTTCACTTGAAGAAAAGGTGAAAACAGTTTTGCTTTTGTTGTTCGGAAAAAAGAAAAAACTACGGTTAAATTAA
- a CDS encoding FecR family protein, which produces MTVKKSERLMVKFITNQASQDEIEMLTAWLKDEENQIVFKDFVKTNYAIDTAMNNFDSTEVRKQLAERIQRENSIFYKRRFSFYYKYAAILIIALGGFYFYKSSNSSTSKQNVVIPREDEIVLQLGNNSEEEIDTADTRNLTDQNGDIIGRQEKNRLVYNKAYTDGKLIYNSIKIPYGKKFEVQLSDGTIVHLNAGTSLKYPVQFLKNQGRQVFLTGEAYFEVAKDKAHPFTVNAQEVSVEVLGTRFNVDTYMDNASTNVVLVEGKVSLYKNHKTNENQVYLKPGSRGSHIKGQSDFKIDEVNTDYYTAWVKGSLVFKNDSFAAIIKKLERHYNVTFINRNKMLGREIFNARFDNEPIEVVLKYFSDSYAIDYTIDRDKITIK; this is translated from the coding sequence ATGACAGTGAAAAAGTCAGAACGATTAATGGTGAAATTCATCACAAATCAGGCAAGTCAGGATGAAATTGAAATGCTGACAGCATGGTTAAAGGATGAAGAAAACCAGATTGTGTTTAAGGATTTTGTAAAAACCAATTACGCAATTGATACCGCTATGAATAATTTTGATTCAACTGAAGTTAGAAAACAGCTGGCAGAAAGAATTCAGAGAGAGAATAGTATTTTTTATAAAAGAAGATTTTCTTTTTATTATAAATATGCAGCGATTTTGATTATCGCTTTAGGTGGATTTTATTTTTATAAAAGTTCGAATAGCTCGACATCAAAACAAAATGTAGTCATTCCGCGGGAGGATGAAATTGTTTTACAGCTGGGTAATAATTCGGAAGAAGAAATTGATACCGCTGATACCCGAAATCTAACCGATCAAAACGGCGACATCATTGGAAGACAGGAAAAAAACAGGCTGGTTTACAATAAGGCTTATACTGACGGGAAATTGATCTATAATTCGATTAAGATTCCGTACGGGAAAAAATTTGAGGTTCAATTATCAGACGGAACCATTGTACATCTGAACGCCGGAACTTCATTGAAATATCCGGTTCAGTTTCTGAAAAATCAGGGGAGGCAAGTGTTTTTAACCGGCGAAGCTTATTTTGAAGTTGCGAAAGATAAGGCTCATCCGTTTACGGTGAATGCTCAGGAAGTTAGCGTTGAGGTTTTGGGAACCCGATTTAATGTAGATACGTACATGGATAATGCAAGTACCAATGTTGTATTGGTTGAAGGGAAAGTTTCGCTATATAAAAATCATAAAACAAATGAAAATCAGGTGTATTTAAAACCGGGTTCAAGAGGTTCACATATAAAAGGACAATCTGATTTTAAAATAGATGAGGTGAATACAGATTATTACACAGCCTGGGTAAAAGGAAGTTTAGTATTCAAAAATGATTCGTTTGCAGCTATTATCAAAAAGCTGGAACGACATTACAATGTTACTTTCATAAACAGAAATAAAATGCTGGGAAGAGAAATTTTTAATGCCCGTTTTGATAACGAACCAATTGAAGTTGTCCTGAAATATTTTAGCGACAGCTATGCAATTGATTACACTATTGACAGAGATAAAATCACTATTAAATAA